One segment of Halococcus salsus DNA contains the following:
- a CDS encoding MFS transporter, with product MTAPTHDDASDSLILFVLWLVVFSFASQVMIVAPILTRIAEQLSVTTGLLGTLITAYAFVVGIFALVAGPISDRVGRRRILLAGSGLMTVALAAHGFVESFAMLFGVRAFAGAAGGILNGAAIAYVGDYFPRERRGWASGWVMSGLAAGQIAGIPLGVVLADAFGFRAPFVAFAVVMGVATVLVWRFVPQPETRRTDAPLGLRTAIEAYTDLLRRPGVGAASLMFALVFLSFPLYIAYLPLWLETTLGVTGGSIALLFFVGGVGNVLAGPEAGRLSDSVGRKPVIVGASLAVALVILATPFVAAGLWPVYLVFFVAMALFASRGSSFQALLTELVPGDRRGSLMSLTAATGQIGFAIGGALAGVVFTAFGPGYLANAALAAAGCLVLGVVAWRYLPETVVEPTGRAGVTNERRSAAAPSRSFTEIACRQSSDALCGPHQEAGHMATGHDENP from the coding sequence GTGACTGCGCCGACCCACGACGATGCCAGTGACTCCCTGATACTGTTCGTGCTCTGGTTGGTCGTGTTCTCGTTCGCCAGTCAGGTGATGATCGTCGCGCCGATCCTCACCCGGATCGCCGAACAGCTCAGCGTGACGACGGGTCTCCTCGGGACGCTCATCACGGCCTACGCGTTCGTCGTCGGGATATTCGCGCTCGTGGCCGGTCCGATCTCGGACCGCGTCGGCCGACGACGTATCCTGTTGGCCGGGAGCGGTCTGATGACGGTCGCGCTCGCCGCGCACGGGTTCGTCGAGAGCTTCGCGATGCTGTTCGGCGTGCGGGCGTTCGCCGGGGCGGCCGGTGGGATCCTCAACGGGGCGGCGATCGCGTACGTCGGCGATTACTTCCCCCGGGAACGCCGTGGCTGGGCGAGCGGCTGGGTCATGAGCGGTCTCGCGGCCGGTCAGATCGCCGGCATCCCGCTCGGGGTCGTGCTCGCCGATGCGTTCGGGTTTCGCGCCCCGTTCGTCGCGTTTGCGGTCGTGATGGGTGTCGCCACGGTGCTCGTTTGGCGGTTCGTCCCGCAACCGGAGACACGACGCACCGACGCGCCGCTCGGCCTCCGAACCGCGATCGAAGCCTACACCGACCTGCTTCGCCGCCCCGGCGTCGGGGCGGCCTCGCTCATGTTCGCGCTGGTGTTTCTGAGTTTTCCGCTCTACATCGCGTACCTCCCGCTCTGGCTCGAAACCACGTTGGGGGTCACGGGTGGTTCGATCGCGCTCCTCTTCTTCGTCGGCGGGGTCGGGAACGTCCTCGCGGGACCGGAGGCCGGACGGCTGTCCGATAGCGTCGGTCGCAAGCCGGTCATCGTCGGTGCCTCGCTCGCGGTCGCGTTGGTGATCCTCGCCACCCCGTTCGTGGCCGCCGGCCTGTGGCCGGTCTACCTCGTCTTCTTCGTCGCGATGGCGTTGTTCGCCTCGCGCGGGAGTTCGTTCCAGGCGCTCCTGACCGAGCTCGTTCCCGGCGACCGCCGTGGGTCGTTGATGAGCCTCACGGCCGCCACCGGGCAGATCGGCTTCGCCATCGGCGGGGCGCTCGCGGGCGTGGTCTTCACCGCCTTCGGACCGGGCTATCTCGCCAACGCGGCGCTCGCGGCCGCGGGCTGTCTCGTTCTGGGGGTGGTCGCGTGGCGCTATCTCCCCGAGACGGTCGTCGAACCCACTGGGAGAGCGGGTGTCACGAACGAACGGCGCTCGGCCGCCGCCCCTTCACGCTCGTTCACGGAGATCGCCTGCCGTCAGTCCTCCGACGCGCTGTGTGGCCCGCACCAGGAGGCTGGACACATGGCCACCGGTCACGACGAAAACCCGTAG
- a CDS encoding diaminobutyrate--2-oxoglutarate transaminase, which translates to MSYLDEGNSAILTRQSERESNARTYPRHLPFAIREATGVTVTDMDGNEYYDCLAGAGTLALGHNHPRVVEAMERVIDEDRPIHTLDISTPTKERFVDALFESLPDAFADRAKVQFCSPAGTDAVEAALKLVKTATGNRSVLGFQGAYHGMTSGALSLMGDTDAKEALSGSMGEVHHLPYPSNYRPPFGVAGEEGHRLASRYVQHLLNDPKSGITDPAGMILEPIQVEGGSVPAPDGWLREMRRMTRERDIPLILDEIQTGLGRTGETYAFEHADIVPDVVTLSKAIGGGLPLAVVVYDESLDVWEPGAHAGTFRGNQLAMAAGEATIDYVLENDLAEHAADVGARLRGALEATADRFEAVGDVRGRGLMLGVEFVDHGTEWQGPGPHTPDGDFAEAVQTACFERGLVVERGGRGDATARFLPPLVVTRAQVDEIAAVFEEAVAAVTDERSRREVTA; encoded by the coding sequence CTGAGCTACCTCGACGAGGGCAACAGCGCCATCCTCACGCGGCAATCCGAACGCGAATCGAACGCACGAACGTACCCGCGCCACCTGCCCTTCGCCATCCGCGAGGCGACGGGCGTGACCGTCACCGACATGGACGGGAACGAGTACTACGACTGCCTCGCGGGGGCCGGGACGCTCGCCCTGGGACACAACCATCCCCGGGTCGTCGAGGCGATGGAGCGAGTCATCGACGAGGACCGACCGATCCACACCCTCGACATCTCTACGCCGACGAAGGAACGGTTCGTCGACGCGCTGTTCGAGAGCCTCCCCGACGCGTTCGCCGACCGGGCGAAGGTACAGTTCTGTAGCCCCGCCGGAACCGACGCCGTCGAAGCCGCGCTGAAGCTCGTCAAGACCGCCACCGGGAACCGAAGCGTGCTGGGGTTTCAGGGTGCCTATCACGGCATGACCAGCGGGGCGCTCAGTCTGATGGGCGATACCGACGCGAAGGAGGCACTCTCCGGCTCGATGGGCGAGGTTCATCACCTCCCGTATCCCTCGAACTACCGTCCGCCGTTCGGCGTCGCGGGCGAGGAGGGCCACCGGCTCGCCAGCCGGTACGTGCAGCACCTCCTCAACGACCCCAAAAGCGGGATCACCGACCCCGCCGGGATGATCCTCGAACCGATCCAGGTCGAGGGTGGGTCGGTTCCCGCCCCCGACGGGTGGCTCCGGGAGATGCGGCGGATGACACGCGAACGCGATATCCCGCTGATCCTCGACGAGATCCAGACGGGTCTCGGCCGCACGGGCGAGACCTACGCCTTCGAGCACGCCGACATCGTCCCCGACGTCGTCACGCTCTCGAAGGCCATCGGCGGCGGGCTCCCGCTCGCAGTCGTCGTCTACGACGAGTCGCTCGACGTCTGGGAACCGGGTGCCCACGCGGGCACTTTCCGTGGCAACCAGCTCGCGATGGCGGCGGGCGAGGCGACCATCGACTACGTCCTAGAGAACGACCTCGCGGAACACGCCGCGGACGTCGGTGCCCGACTGCGCGGGGCGCTCGAAGCGACGGCCGACCGCTTCGAGGCCGTCGGCGACGTTCGCGGACGCGGACTCATGCTCGGGGTCGAGTTCGTCGACCACGGGACCGAGTGGCAGGGACCCGGACCGCACACCCCGGACGGCGACTTCGCGGAGGCCGTCCAGACGGCGTGTTTCGAGCGCGGCCTCGTCGTCGAACGCGGTGGCCGGGGGGACGCCACTGCGCGATTCCTCCCGCCGCTGGTCGTGACGAGGGCGCAGGTCGACGAGATCGCCGCGGTCTTCGAGGAGGCGGTGGCGGCCGTCACGGACGAACGGTCGCGGCGGGAGGTGACGGCGTGA
- a CDS encoding pyridoxal phosphate-dependent decarboxylase family protein yields MTPDELFLGSDAGNAAYREAMEAATETVLESVVDGENPYSGHSPDVLAERFDDAVIPETGVGLDATLEEVGERVLAHSVDPSNGRCVAHLQCPPMIPGLAAEALLTAANQSLDSFDQAPAATVLEERVVDALCDLFDLPADGDGVFTSGGTESNFQALLLARDRCCSRRFDHDVQADGLPANADSLRVLCSDAAHFTAKQAAHHLGLGENAVVTVATDDEGRIDVSALDATLADLRAHDHEPFALVGTAGTTDFGSIDPLSALAARAAEHDLWFHVDAAYGGALAVTDHRALLDGIERADSVAVDFHKLFFQPISCGALLLRDGDEFDWMARNAAYLNPAGHDDAGIPNLVAKSVRTTRRFDALKPYVAFRSLGREGIAALVESTLELADGAAALVDDADDLERLHEPTLNALVFRYRPADGMDDRAVGRLNATIRRELLHDGRAVVARTQVDGVTSLKVTLLDPTATLDDVAATLDVLRDCGESLVAERGAVA; encoded by the coding sequence GTGACGCCCGACGAGCTGTTCCTCGGGAGCGACGCGGGCAACGCCGCCTACCGCGAGGCGATGGAAGCGGCGACCGAGACCGTCCTCGAAAGCGTCGTCGACGGGGAGAACCCCTATTCGGGCCACTCACCGGACGTCCTCGCCGAACGGTTCGACGACGCCGTCATCCCGGAGACCGGCGTGGGCCTCGATGCGACCCTCGAGGAGGTCGGCGAGCGCGTGCTCGCACACTCCGTCGACCCGTCGAACGGCCGCTGTGTGGCCCACCTCCAGTGCCCGCCGATGATACCCGGACTCGCCGCCGAGGCGCTGTTGACCGCGGCGAACCAGTCGCTCGACTCGTTCGACCAGGCACCCGCCGCGACGGTGCTCGAAGAACGCGTCGTCGACGCCCTCTGTGACCTGTTCGACCTCCCGGCCGACGGGGACGGCGTCTTCACCAGCGGCGGCACGGAGTCGAACTTCCAGGCGCTGTTGCTCGCTCGCGACCGGTGTTGTAGCCGCCGGTTCGACCACGACGTGCAGGCCGACGGACTCCCCGCGAACGCCGATTCGCTCCGGGTGCTCTGTTCGGACGCCGCACACTTCACCGCGAAGCAGGCCGCACACCACCTCGGGCTCGGCGAGAACGCCGTCGTCACCGTGGCGACCGACGACGAGGGACGGATCGACGTTTCGGCGCTCGACGCGACGCTCGCGGACCTCCGCGCCCACGACCACGAGCCGTTTGCGCTGGTCGGCACCGCGGGGACGACCGACTTCGGGAGCATCGACCCGCTCTCGGCGCTCGCCGCCCGGGCCGCGGAGCACGACCTCTGGTTCCACGTGGATGCCGCCTACGGCGGCGCGCTCGCAGTGACCGACCACCGCGCCCTGCTCGACGGTATCGAACGGGCGGACTCGGTGGCCGTCGACTTCCACAAGCTGTTCTTCCAACCCATCAGCTGTGGAGCCCTCCTACTCCGCGACGGCGACGAGTTCGACTGGATGGCTCGCAACGCCGCGTACCTCAACCCCGCGGGCCACGACGACGCCGGCATCCCGAACCTCGTTGCGAAGTCGGTCCGGACGACGCGTCGCTTCGACGCGCTGAAACCCTACGTCGCGTTCCGCAGCCTCGGCCGGGAGGGGATCGCGGCGCTCGTGGAATCGACGCTCGAACTGGCCGACGGAGCAGCGGCGCTCGTCGACGACGCCGACGACCTCGAACGCCTGCACGAACCGACGCTGAACGCGTTGGTGTTCCGCTATCGGCCCGCCGACGGGATGGACGACCGCGCGGTGGGTCGGTTGAACGCCACTATCCGACGGGAACTGCTCCACGACGGCCGGGCCGTCGTCGCCCGAACCCAGGTCGACGGCGTGACCAGCCTCAAGGTCACACTTCTGGATCCGACGGCGACGCTCGACGACGTGGCCGCGACCCTTGACGTCCTCCGGGACTGTGGTGAGTCCCTCGTCGCCGAACGGGGGGCAGTCGCATGA
- a CDS encoding IucA/IucC family protein translates to MSLETGRDEHGEERAPAVDPEARADDATVHAFLNCYLRETGDYEVVDEPVAGVDPGGDGLLRVTLAGQGVDLLAPLAYRSPTERHLFEIPVRYRMGGQRALPLDSATLAALVIKDLSLTQEGAAVPDELLERVLRSKRATETFVRARADDEERLYAERLSFRDAEQALVFGHHCHPTPKSRQGIAARNRATYAPELRGSFPLHYFRADPALVSADSALDRSATRWVKDALRDDPEVPESFVANHVASDDALLPVHPWQAQYLLDQSAVQARLGDGLDHLGAVGRAFFPTTSVRTLYSSASPFMVKSSLHVRITNSLRTNKLPELKRGVAIAELLDTAFGDELAATFPAFDVIRDPAYLALDLGDGESGLETVLRANPFSGADGPNATPVVSLCQDAIAGRSRLGRLVASIADREDRSTGAVSADWFQDYLRLSVRPVLWLYLAQGVGVEAHQQNTVLELDADGYPDRCYYRDNQGFYLPESKHADVEASLPGIGERAGTVCADAIADERLRYYVVLNNALGVVNAFGSAGLVDERRLLGLLRDELERARERYDRPSSDLLGPLLESPTVPCKANLLTRFRGLDELENDLENQSVYTAVTNPLVTELDR, encoded by the coding sequence ATGAGCCTCGAAACCGGACGGGACGAACACGGCGAGGAGCGCGCGCCGGCGGTCGACCCCGAGGCCCGCGCCGACGACGCCACCGTCCACGCGTTCCTCAACTGTTACCTCCGGGAGACGGGCGACTACGAGGTGGTCGACGAACCTGTCGCCGGGGTCGACCCCGGTGGGGATGGCTTACTGCGTGTGACACTCGCCGGGCAGGGGGTCGACCTGCTGGCTCCGCTCGCCTACCGTTCCCCGACCGAGCGCCACCTCTTCGAGATCCCCGTTCGCTACCGAATGGGCGGTCAAAGGGCTCTCCCCCTCGACTCGGCCACGCTCGCCGCGCTGGTGATCAAGGACCTCTCGCTCACGCAGGAGGGGGCGGCCGTCCCCGACGAGCTCCTCGAACGGGTGCTCCGGAGCAAGCGCGCGACCGAGACGTTCGTCAGGGCGCGTGCCGACGACGAGGAACGGCTCTACGCCGAACGGCTGTCGTTTCGCGACGCGGAGCAGGCGCTCGTCTTCGGCCACCACTGCCACCCGACACCGAAGAGCCGGCAGGGGATCGCGGCACGGAACCGCGCGACCTACGCGCCGGAACTCCGTGGAAGCTTTCCGCTACACTACTTCCGTGCGGACCCGGCCCTGGTATCGGCCGACTCGGCGCTCGACCGGAGCGCCACGCGGTGGGTGAAGGACGCCCTCCGCGACGATCCCGAGGTTCCCGAGTCGTTCGTCGCCAACCACGTCGCGAGCGACGACGCCCTCCTCCCGGTGCATCCCTGGCAGGCCCAGTATCTCCTCGACCAGTCGGCCGTCCAGGCGCGGCTCGGCGACGGCCTCGACCACCTTGGGGCGGTCGGTCGGGCGTTCTTCCCGACGACGTCCGTCCGGACGCTGTACAGCTCGGCGTCGCCGTTCATGGTGAAGTCCTCGCTGCACGTGCGGATAACCAACTCCCTCCGGACCAACAAGCTGCCGGAGCTGAAGCGGGGCGTCGCCATCGCCGAACTGCTCGACACCGCGTTCGGCGACGAGCTCGCCGCGACGTTCCCGGCGTTCGACGTGATCCGGGATCCGGCGTATCTCGCGCTCGACCTCGGCGACGGCGAGTCGGGGCTGGAGACGGTGTTGCGTGCGAACCCGTTTTCGGGTGCCGACGGGCCGAACGCCACACCCGTCGTCTCGCTCTGTCAGGACGCCATCGCCGGCCGGTCGCGGCTCGGTCGTCTCGTCGCTTCCATCGCCGACCGGGAGGACCGCTCGACGGGGGCGGTGAGTGCAGACTGGTTTCAGGACTACCTCCGCCTCTCGGTACGGCCCGTGCTCTGGCTCTACCTCGCCCAGGGCGTCGGTGTCGAGGCGCACCAGCAGAACACGGTGCTCGAACTCGACGCCGACGGCTACCCCGACAGATGTTACTACCGCGACAATCAGGGGTTCTACCTCCCCGAATCGAAACACGCCGACGTCGAGGCGTCCCTCCCGGGAATCGGCGAACGTGCGGGCACCGTCTGTGCCGACGCGATCGCCGACGAACGGCTCCGCTACTACGTCGTCCTCAACAACGCGCTCGGGGTGGTGAACGCCTTCGGAAGCGCCGGGCTCGTCGACGAACGTCGACTGTTGGGGCTGCTTCGGGACGAACTCGAACGCGCTCGTGAGCGGTACGACCGACCTTCTTCCGACCTCCTCGGGCCGTTGCTCGAATCGCCGACCGTTCCCTGCAAGGCGAACCTGCTCACGCGCTTTCGGGGACTGGACGAACTGGAGAACGACCTCGAGAACCAGTCCGTCTACACGGCCGTCACGAACCCCCTCGTCACCGAACTCGACAGATGA
- a CDS encoding GNAT family N-acetyltransferase: MTGPHTTHPTDDEYRTYDPDIDRTISLRRATIERDLERLHSWLGSDHVKPYWDLDRPLPVFRERLQTKLADDHLTPYVGCLDHVPMSYWESYWAAEDDVGNHYDADPADQGVHLLIGPEEYLGHGYASALLRAVVAMQFAHAETDRVVAEPDVRNEHVIHVFEQCGFEPRTEFAFEEAGKDALLLVCEREHFEREVMADTTAEAAETTGGADG, encoded by the coding sequence ATGACAGGACCCCACACTACGCACCCGACCGACGACGAGTATCGGACCTACGACCCGGATATCGACCGCACGATATCGCTCCGCCGAGCGACCATCGAGCGCGACCTCGAACGGCTTCACTCCTGGCTGGGGAGCGACCACGTGAAGCCGTACTGGGACCTCGACCGCCCGTTGCCGGTGTTCCGCGAGCGCCTCCAGACGAAGCTCGCGGACGACCACCTCACGCCGTACGTCGGCTGTCTCGACCACGTCCCGATGAGCTACTGGGAGTCCTACTGGGCCGCCGAAGACGACGTCGGCAACCACTACGACGCCGACCCCGCCGACCAAGGCGTGCACCTGCTGATCGGTCCCGAGGAGTATCTGGGGCACGGATACGCGTCCGCACTGCTGCGGGCGGTCGTCGCCATGCAGTTTGCCCACGCCGAGACCGACCGAGTGGTCGCCGAACCCGACGTCCGGAACGAGCACGTCATCCACGTCTTCGAGCAGTGTGGCTTCGAGCCACGGACGGAGTTCGCCTTCGAAGAGGCCGGGAAGGACGCGCTGTTGCTGGTCTGTGAACGCGAGCACTTCGAGCGCGAGGTGATGGCCGACACGACTGCCGAAGCGGCTGAAACGACGGGTGGTGCCGATGGCTGA
- a CDS encoding lysine N(6)-hydroxylase/L-ornithine N(5)-oxygenase family protein — protein MAERSSGGEVHDVVGIGIGPFNLGLAAMVDGVEEDLETVFLEREPAFNWHEGMLLERTTLEVPFLADLVTLADPTNPHSYLNYLRETGRLYEFYFYETFQIPRREFNDYLRWVADSLGGLEFSREVIEIGWDDDHEHYVVIAHHPGTGERFEYRGENLALGIGSRPQVPDHLQGHPEEDVFHTARYRHNRERVSRADSVTVVGSGQSAAEVFEDLLERQPGAGYRLDWLTRSDGFFPMEYSKLGLQHFTPEYERYVYDLPQKVKDDLVPNQDRLYKGVDPGTSADIYDLLYRRSIGDREPDVGLFAMTEVRDIEAVGEGYALDCHQWQAEESFVHESEVVILGTGYERPIPGFLEPLENAIGWDDRGRFEVTEDHRLVIDHPGDVFLQNAELHTHGVGVPDLGLGAYRNTRFVNRLVGREAYPEDTDTVYQDFAVEQFVERSPGASVHEGDPAPTRND, from the coding sequence ATGGCTGAGCGGTCGAGTGGTGGTGAAGTCCACGACGTCGTCGGCATCGGGATCGGTCCGTTCAACCTCGGTCTCGCGGCGATGGTGGACGGCGTCGAGGAGGACCTCGAAACCGTCTTCCTCGAACGCGAACCCGCGTTCAACTGGCACGAGGGGATGTTGCTTGAGAGAACGACGCTCGAAGTCCCCTTCCTCGCCGACCTCGTGACGCTCGCGGACCCGACGAACCCCCACAGCTACCTCAACTACCTGCGGGAGACGGGTCGGCTCTACGAGTTCTACTTCTACGAGACGTTTCAGATCCCCAGACGGGAGTTCAACGACTACCTCCGGTGGGTCGCCGACTCCCTCGGGGGATTGGAGTTCAGCCGTGAAGTGATCGAGATCGGCTGGGACGACGACCACGAGCACTACGTCGTCATCGCTCACCACCCAGGGACGGGCGAGCGCTTCGAGTACCGCGGCGAGAACCTCGCGCTGGGGATCGGCTCGCGGCCACAGGTACCCGACCACCTGCAGGGTCATCCCGAGGAGGACGTCTTCCACACCGCCCGGTACCGTCACAACCGCGAACGGGTCTCAAGAGCTGATTCGGTCACCGTCGTCGGATCCGGTCAGAGCGCTGCGGAGGTGTTCGAGGACCTGCTGGAGCGCCAGCCCGGGGCGGGCTATCGGCTCGACTGGCTCACCCGTTCTGACGGGTTCTTCCCGATGGAGTACTCGAAGCTCGGGCTGCAGCACTTCACGCCTGAGTACGAGCGGTACGTCTACGACCTGCCCCAGAAGGTCAAGGACGACCTCGTCCCGAACCAGGACCGCCTCTACAAGGGTGTCGACCCGGGGACGAGCGCCGACATCTACGACCTGCTGTATCGGCGCTCCATCGGCGACCGGGAGCCGGACGTGGGACTGTTCGCGATGACGGAGGTGCGGGACATCGAGGCCGTCGGGGAGGGCTACGCGCTCGACTGTCACCAGTGGCAGGCCGAGGAGTCGTTCGTCCACGAGAGCGAGGTCGTGATTCTCGGGACCGGCTACGAACGCCCGATCCCGGGCTTCCTCGAACCGCTCGAAAACGCGATCGGCTGGGACGACCGGGGCCGATTTGAAGTGACCGAAGACCACCGTCTCGTTATCGACCACCCCGGCGACGTGTTCCTCCAGAACGCGGAGCTCCACACCCACGGCGTCGGCGTACCGGACCTCGGGCTCGGTGCCTACCGCAACACGAGGTTCGTCAATCGGCTCGTCGGTCGCGAAGCCTACCCCGAGGACACGGACACCGTCTACCAGGACTTCGCCGTCGAACAGTTCGTCGAACGCTCGCCGGGCGCTTCCGTCCACGAGGGCGACCCGGCACCAACCCGCAACGACTGA
- a CDS encoding IucA/IucC family protein — MNPNDTTRQDALTPEIWTTSERRLLTKMLESFAYEEILAPRKVRDGDDRADFRFDLGPASYRFEASERLMDSLHVHGDTVERRTDGDWTGLDDPFRLLRDLGETTGLDGLTEGNLVREYKRTLLADAHIEARKRDREGFDPLALGYAQLEGEMEGHPWITYNKGRLGWGYDDYRRYAPEMKEPVKLSWVAVRKTTSTFVATDGVDHDALVRGELGDRYEVFRDRLASKGLDPESYYLLPVHDWQWEHSVVPLFPDHIADDRIVPLGEGPDEYLPQQSVRTFVNVDHDGKHHVKVPMRILNTLVWRGLPGERTELAPTVTEYIEGIYENDSFLQDQGLVLPGEIAGINYDHGDFTAIDGSPYQYHELLGVVWRESIHTFLDGDERAVTLSALMHVDGEGVPYVSRLVERSGLTLDEWLESFFDTVLPPLLHFLYRYGTVFSPHGQNTILVVEDGVPTRLAVKDFVDDVNVSDQPLPELAALPDEMHDVLRKEPPEGLCQFVFCGLFVCVLRYVADVLVEHENYTEERFWRHARTAVLDYQARFPELAERFELFDLLQPEFTKLTLNRNRLFNYGYDDAPARPHAVEHGTVTNPLYEVANERSG, encoded by the coding sequence ATGAACCCGAACGACACCACCCGACAGGACGCGCTGACACCCGAGATATGGACGACGAGCGAGCGCCGCCTCCTGACGAAGATGCTCGAATCCTTCGCCTACGAGGAGATACTCGCACCGCGGAAGGTCCGGGACGGCGACGACCGTGCCGATTTCAGGTTCGACCTCGGTCCGGCGAGCTATCGCTTCGAGGCCAGCGAGCGGCTCATGGATAGCCTCCACGTCCACGGTGACACCGTCGAGCGACGAACGGACGGGGACTGGACGGGGCTCGACGACCCGTTTCGCCTGCTGCGCGACCTCGGCGAAACCACCGGTCTGGATGGACTCACCGAGGGGAACCTCGTCCGCGAGTACAAGCGAACGCTGCTCGCGGACGCCCACATCGAAGCCAGAAAGCGCGACCGCGAGGGGTTCGACCCGCTGGCCCTCGGCTACGCACAGCTCGAAGGCGAGATGGAGGGCCATCCCTGGATCACCTACAACAAGGGTCGGCTCGGCTGGGGATACGACGACTACCGACGGTACGCCCCGGAGATGAAAGAGCCCGTGAAGCTCTCGTGGGTCGCCGTCCGGAAGACGACGTCGACGTTCGTCGCGACCGACGGGGTCGACCATGACGCGCTCGTCCGGGGCGAACTCGGGGATCGCTACGAGGTCTTTCGGGACCGCCTCGCCTCGAAGGGCCTCGACCCGGAGAGCTACTACCTCCTGCCGGTCCACGACTGGCAGTGGGAACACAGCGTCGTCCCGCTGTTTCCCGACCACATCGCCGACGACCGCATCGTCCCGCTCGGCGAGGGGCCCGACGAGTACCTGCCACAGCAGTCCGTCCGCACGTTCGTCAACGTCGACCACGACGGGAAACACCACGTGAAGGTGCCGATGCGGATCCTCAACACGCTCGTCTGGCGTGGACTGCCGGGCGAACGGACGGAACTCGCGCCGACCGTCACCGAGTACATCGAGGGGATCTACGAGAACGATAGCTTCCTCCAGGACCAGGGGCTCGTTCTCCCGGGCGAGATCGCGGGCATCAACTACGACCACGGGGATTTCACGGCCATCGACGGCTCGCCCTATCAGTACCACGAGTTGCTAGGGGTGGTGTGGCGCGAGTCGATCCACACGTTCCTCGACGGCGACGAGCGCGCGGTCACGCTGTCGGCGCTGATGCACGTCGACGGCGAGGGCGTCCCGTACGTCTCGCGGCTCGTCGAGCGATCCGGGCTGACGCTCGACGAGTGGCTGGAGTCGTTCTTCGACACCGTGTTGCCGCCGCTGTTGCACTTCCTCTACCGGTACGGGACGGTGTTCTCGCCGCACGGCCAGAACACCATCCTCGTCGTCGAGGACGGTGTTCCGACGCGGCTCGCGGTGAAGGACTTCGTCGACGACGTGAACGTGAGCGACCAGCCGCTCCCCGAGCTGGCGGCCCTCCCCGACGAAATGCACGACGTGCTCCGGAAGGAACCCCCGGAGGGGCTCTGTCAGTTCGTCTTCTGTGGGCTGTTCGTCTGCGTGCTCCGGTACGTCGCGGACGTGCTCGTCGAACACGAGAACTACACCGAGGAGCGGTTCTGGCGGCACGCCCGGACGGCCGTTCTCGACTATCAGGCGCGGTTCCCGGAACTGGCGGAGCGCTTCGAGCTGTTCGACCTGCTCCAGCCGGAGTTCACGAAGCTCACCCTGAACCGGAATCGACTGTTCAACTACGGCTACGACGACGCCCCCGCCCGTCCGCACGCCGTCGAACACGGGACGGTGACGAACCCGCTCTACGAGGTCGCGAACGAGCGCTCCGGCTGA
- a CDS encoding sulfite exporter TauE/SafE family protein — MELALLVVLVAVSFAGGAVVTSVGPGGIFVVAALYGLTALPAAVVAGTSSVTFIGGSVLGAAGYVYSDDMDWGMALLIGIGGAVGTQLGVLLNGVVSRRSFGVLLGVLLGTVGATILLRERGSLDRLPTEALDVTPTSSAGVVVFGTVGLLVGAAGGLFGIGGAALVPPALVLVGVSMITALAVTQVAVVFIASASAVSYTLQGSVAVPLVFAITAGYLLGALGGWRVAKRVDPNRLTTVLGVLLIGLMPVLVYRSLVL; from the coding sequence GTGGAACTCGCCCTGCTCGTGGTTCTCGTGGCGGTCTCGTTCGCCGGCGGCGCTGTGGTCACGTCCGTCGGTCCCGGCGGGATATTCGTCGTCGCGGCACTGTACGGGCTCACGGCGCTTCCAGCGGCGGTCGTCGCCGGTACCTCGAGCGTGACCTTCATCGGTGGATCGGTCCTCGGAGCGGCGGGATACGTCTACTCAGACGACATGGATTGGGGAATGGCGCTCCTCATCGGAATCGGTGGTGCCGTCGGAACACAACTCGGGGTACTCCTCAACGGTGTCGTGTCCCGGCGATCGTTCGGCGTCCTCCTCGGCGTCCTGTTGGGTACGGTCGGCGCGACGATCCTCCTCCGCGAGCGAGGGAGTCTCGACCGACTCCCGACGGAAGCACTCGACGTCACACCGACCAGCAGTGCTGGAGTCGTGGTCTTCGGGACGGTCGGTCTCCTGGTTGGAGCCGCCGGCGGGCTGTTCGGCATCGGTGGTGCGGCACTCGTCCCGCCGGCGTTGGTACTGGTCGGCGTCTCCATGATCACCGCGCTGGCGGTCACCCAGGTCGCAGTCGTATTCATCGCGTCGGCGTCGGCGGTCTCTTACACCCTTCAGGGGTCGGTCGCCGTGCCACTGGTGTTCGCCATCACCGCCGGCTATCTCCTCGGCGCGCTCGGTGGGTGGCGAGTCGCGAAGCGTGTCGATCCGAATCGACTCACCACCGTCCTGGGTGTGCTCTTGATCGGATTGATGCCGGTTCTCGTGTATCGGTCCCTCGTCCTCTGA